The Humulus lupulus chromosome 4, drHumLupu1.1, whole genome shotgun sequence genome has a window encoding:
- the LOC133831939 gene encoding protein FAR1-RELATED SEQUENCE 5-like: MTSYENGLEAEQEVTKSLSSEHEVDPAGGTRLEETNDEDVPEDNVECGIIEEWTKPDIAQWRSLLQFLDIDKEPEHIQFSDFEGKEFVLENTKYYNLDNRCKEARALTRTGCNAEFRINLNRETNHWITKCFNNHHNHKFAFFRERPFLRSDRIFRDEMREQVMSMKRAGIKTSQIWNYMVEVHDGWENVGCIKDDLYKGICKKYSTWDDCDTSTAMGYLEAKKGPDNMFFYKYDVDKENRLKNLFWSDGTSQVDYQLFGDCLAFDSTYKTNRYGKPLVILLGSNNHDKTCVFGAALLDNETSTTYDWVLETFLECMGGKMPSAVLTDGCKAMNKALDNIMPGVPHRICSWHILKNAMHHVHNIAFHQELKKFIFRYYKEEEWEDNWKVTVKKYRLTGNAWVEAQYGTRKQWADTFLRGIYFGGATATGRCESMNAFLKRDLQNKIPLWMFIRHFDHALSMLRYNEMKEHYKTNLTESILNQTTIPCVEDEISSIFTREIFTRIRKEIQRGDNYIVLKDDKIPGYTLCLVKKYIGFGLKRKVLISNDGDDVRCDCYSLETKGIPCRHIFISLKNLERRSLPICLVNRRWLKDAKEVQLLTQGTERKCPHPEVIENSRYGGVTTQTTITSNLATRSREAFQKAMKVISELNAELEKMPPDEELKHPQNDEGVFPNNILDSQIKKTKGRPTTASLSKSFSGGAKKRKPKKSLLHCKYCGEVGHDSRNCPMQPKSTTKKNGHSKNKKKKINP; encoded by the exons ATGACTAGTTACGAAAATGGTTTGGAAGCTGAACAAGAAGTTACAAAATCCTTATCTTCTGAACATGAAGTAGACCCTGCTGGGGGAACACGTTTGGAAGAGACAAATGATGAAGACGTACCAGAAGACAATGTTGAATGTGGCATTATTGAAGAATGGACCAAACCTGATATTGCACAATGGAGGAGCTTGCTTCAATTTTTGGATATTGACAAAGAACCAGAACATATTCAGTTTTCGGACTTCGAAGGGAAGGAGTTT GTTTTAGAGAACACAAAATATTATAATCTTGATAATAGGTGTAAAGAAGCTCGTGCTCTAACAAGAACAGGTTGTAATGCAGAGTTTAGAATAAATTTAAATAGGGAAACTAACCACTGGATTACAAAGTGTTTTAATAACCACCACAACCATAAGTTTGCCTTCTTTCGTGAAAGACCATTTCTTAGATCTGATAGAATATTTAGGGACGAGATGAGGGAACAAGTTATGTCAATGAAGAGAGCCGGAATTAAGACATCCCAAATTTGGAATTACATGGTAGAAGTTCATGATGGTTGGGAAAATGTGGGATGTATCAAAGATGACTTGTACAAGGGAATCTGTAAAAAATATTCAACTTGGGATGATTGTGACACGTCCACAGCAATGGGTTATCTCGAAGCAAAAAAAGGGCCGGACAACATGTTTTTCTACAAGTATGATGTAGATAAAGAAAATAGATTGAAAAATTTATTCTGGTCTGACGGGACTTCCCAGGTTGATTACcaattatttggtgattgttTGGCTTTTGATTCTACTTACAAAACCAATag GTACGGAAAGCCATTAGTAATATTACTTGGGTCTAATAATCATGACAAAACGTGTGTGTTTGGAGCTGCACTTCTTGATAATGAGACTTCGACCACATATGATTGGGTATTGGAAACATTTTTAGAGTGCATGGGTGGTAAGATGCCGTCAGCAGTTTTGACGGACGGTTGCAAAGCAATGAACAAAGCACTGGATAATATTATGCCTGGTGTTCCACATCGTATTTGCTCATGGCACATACTAAAAAATGCAATGCACCATGTACACAATATAGCATTCcatcaagaattgaagaaatttaTTTTCAG gtATTACAAGGAGGAAGAATGGGAGGATAATTGGAAAGTGACTGTGAAGAAATATAGATTGACAGGAAATGCATGGGTGGAAGCACAATATGGCACAAGAAAGCAGTGGGCAGATACTTTTCTTCGTGGTATTTATTTTGGTGGAGCTACTGCTACCGGTAGATGCGAATCTATGAATGCATTCTTGAAAAGAGATTTGCAAAATAAAATACCATTGTGGATGTTTATACGACACTTTGACCATGCTTTATCTATGTTACGTTACAACGAGATGAAAGAACACTACAAAACTAATTTGACTGAATCGATTTTGAACCAGACAACTATACCGTGTGTGGAGGATGAAATTTCTTCAATTTTCACAAGGGAAATTTTTACAAGGATAAGAAAGGAGATACAACGTGGCGATAATTATATTGTCCTAAAGGATGATAAGATACCAGGTTACACTCTTTGTTTGGTGAAAAAATATATTGGTTTTGGATTAAAGCGCAAAGTGTTAATCTCCAACGATGGGGATGATGTGCGATGTGATTGCTATTCTCTTGAGACAAAAGGAATTCCATGTAGacatatttttatttcattgaaGAATTTGGAGAGAAGAAGTTTGCCAATTTGTTTGGTAAATAGACGTTGGCTAAAAGATGCTAAAGAAGTTCAACTGTTAACTCAAGGTACTGAAAGAAAGTGTCCTCATCCTGAAGTTATTGAAAATTCTAGGTACGGTGGTGTAACCACACAAACTACTATCACGTCGAACCTTGCTACAAGATCACGAGAAGCATTTCAAAAGGCTATGAAAGTTATATCAGAGTTGAATGCAGAATTGGAAAAAATGCCACCAGATGAAGAGTTAAAACATCCTCAAAATGATGAAGGAGTATTTCCTAATAATATTTTGGACTCTCAGATTAAAAAAACAAAAGGCAGACCAACTACAGCCAGTTTGTCGAAATCATTCTCTGGAGGTGCAAAGAAGAGAAAACCAAAAAAATCGCTATTACATTGCAAGTATTGTGGTGAGGTTGGACATGATTCAAGGAATTGTCCTATGCAGCCAAAGTCCACTACAAAGAAAAATGGTCATtcgaagaataagaagaaaaaaatcaatcCATGA